ACGGGGCTCACTTTAAAATTCGGGTGGATAGAAAATATTTTGTATTTTTATCACATGGATTTAGAAGTAGTATTAAATTATCTTTTACCTAAAGAAATGCTTGAGTATTTTGATTTGGTAAAAATAGAAAGAACCACGGAAGATGTTTTGTTATTACATTTGGATGAAAAGCCAATAAAGCCAACAGGACATACAGAAAAACAATTAGTATCAAAAGGTTTTGATGAGCCTGTACGAATTCAGGATTTTCCTATAAGGGATAAAACTGTTTACCTAAGAGTACGGCGACGTAAATGGATAGATAAAACAACAGGAAAAGTATATACCACTAATTGGGATTTAACAGCAAACGGTACAAGTTACACAAAAGAGTTTGCTGATTTTTTAAAAGGATTTCTTAGATAATTATCCTATTAGTAGTAACAGTTTAGAGAAATTTTATCATGTCAATGGTGATTATTTTGGTCAACAATACAAAGAATATTTAAGCGATTATAAGAATTGGGATCAAAAAGAACATGCTAAAGAATGGATGATTTTTCCTGAAAATATTGGGTGCCAATTAAGCATTGATGAAACAAGTTTATCAAATGGCGAATTATATACAATTTTAACCAATAAAGTCGGGAAGGGAAAGAAAGGCACAATTGTGGCTATGGCTGAAGGAACTGGTAGTGAAAAAATAATTGAAGTTATAGAACGGATACCTGAAAAAAACAGAAAACAAGTAAAAGAGGTTACTTTGGATATGGCAGGTTCAATGAATAAAATAATTATAAATTGTTTCCCAAAAGCAACAAAAGTTATTGATCGTTTTCATGTCCAGAAATTAGCTTACGATGCACTTCAAGAAATGCGAATTGCTCATAGATGGGATGCTATAAACGAAGAAACAAATGCTATAGAAAATGCGAGAACAGATGGCACAAAGTACATTCCTATTCTATTTTCAAATGGAGACTCTCGAAAACAATTATTGGCACGTAGTCGATATTTATTATT
This Bacteroidales bacterium DNA region includes the following protein-coding sequences:
- a CDS encoding transposase, translating into MSSNSLEKFYHVNGDYFGQQYKEYLSDYKNWDQKEHAKEWMIFPENIGCQLSIDETSLSNGELYTILTNKVGKGKKGTIVAMAEGTGSEKIIEVIERIPEKNRKQVKEVTLDMAGSMNKIIINCFPKATKVIDRFHVQKLAYDALQEMRIAHRWDAINEETNAIENARTDGTKYIPILFSNGDSRKQLLARSRYLLFKSTEKWTEKQKQRAQILFEQYPDIKKAYNLTHRLRMIFSHTKEKGVAYTKLARWFNEITESGFKSFNTISATIYSHYPEILNFFDNRSTNASAESFNAKIKAFRATQRGVTDISFFLFRLAKIYA